One segment of Bacteroides caecimuris DNA contains the following:
- the holA gene encoding DNA polymerase III subunit delta: MAKQELTCDDILKELRAKQYRPIYYLMGEESYYIDLIADYITDNVLSETEKEFNLTVVYGADVDVATIINAAKRYPMMSEHQVVVVKEAQAVRNMEELSYYLQKPLLSTILVVCHKHGTLDRRKKLAAEVEKTGVLFESKKIKDAQLPGFIASYMKRKGVDMEPKATSMLADFVGSDLSRLTGELEKLIITLPAGQKRVTPEQIEKNIGISKDYNNFELRSALVEKDILKANKIIKYFEENPKTNPIQMTLSLLFSFYSNLMLAYYAPDKSEQGIANMLGLRTPWQARDYMAAMRKYSGVKTMQIVGEIRYADAKSKGVQNSSMTDGDILRELVFKILH, translated from the coding sequence ATGGCAAAACAAGAATTGACCTGTGATGACATCCTCAAAGAATTGAGAGCAAAGCAGTATCGCCCTATCTATTACTTGATGGGAGAAGAGTCGTATTATATCGACTTGATTGCAGATTACATAACGGATAATGTGTTGAGTGAAACGGAAAAAGAATTCAACCTGACTGTTGTGTATGGTGCTGACGTGGATGTAGCAACGATTATAAATGCCGCAAAGCGTTATCCCATGATGTCAGAACATCAAGTAGTAGTAGTTAAGGAAGCGCAGGCCGTGCGCAATATGGAGGAGTTGTCATATTATCTTCAAAAGCCTTTGCTTTCTACTATCTTAGTGGTATGCCATAAGCATGGAACTTTAGATCGTAGAAAGAAGTTGGCTGCCGAGGTGGAAAAAACAGGTGTATTGTTTGAGTCTAAAAAAATCAAAGATGCGCAACTTCCTGGTTTTATTGCTTCATATATGAAACGAAAAGGAGTTGATATGGAGCCGAAGGCAACTTCTATGCTTGCTGATTTTGTAGGCTCGGATTTAAGTCGTTTGACTGGAGAACTTGAAAAGTTGATTATCACTTTGCCTGCCGGACAGAAGCGTGTTACTCCTGAACAGATAGAAAAGAATATCGGCATAAGCAAAGACTATAATAACTTTGAATTGCGCAGTGCTTTAGTGGAAAAGGATATATTGAAAGCGAACAAAATAATAAAATATTTTGAAGAAAATCCGAAAACTAATCCGATCCAAATGACGTTGTCTCTATTATTTAGCTTTTACTCCAACTTGATGTTGGCTTATTATGCACCGGATAAATCAGAGCAGGGAATTGCAAACATGCTAGGATTAAGAACTCCGTGGCAGGCTCGGGATTATATGGCGGCAATGCGAAAATATAGTGGAGTAAAGACGATGCAAATTGTTGGAGAAATACGATATGCTGATGCAAAATCTAAAGGAGTCCAAAACAGTTCTATGACAGATGGGGATATTCTTCGCGAGCTGGTGTTTAAAATTTTGCATTAA
- a CDS encoding AMP nucleosidase, which produces MKTKEEIVANWLPRYTKRNLEDFGEYILLTNFNKYVEIFANQFNVPILGRDANMISASAEGITMINFGMGSPNAAIIMDLLGAIRPKACLFLGKCGGIDKKNQLGDLILPIAAIRGEGTSNDYFPPEVPALPAFMLQRAVSSSIRDKGRDYWTGTVYTTNRRIWEHDDAFKEYLTKTRAMAVDMETATLFSCGFANHIPTGALLLVSDQPMTPDGVKTDKSDNLVTKNYVEEHVEIGIASLRMIIDEKKTVKHLKFDW; this is translated from the coding sequence ATGAAAACAAAAGAAGAAATCGTAGCTAATTGGCTGCCGCGTTACACAAAACGTAACCTGGAGGATTTTGGAGAGTATATTCTGTTGACTAACTTCAACAAGTACGTCGAGATTTTCGCAAATCAGTTTAATGTTCCTATTTTAGGAAGGGACGCAAATATGATTTCTGCTTCTGCCGAAGGTATCACAATGATTAACTTCGGTATGGGAAGTCCCAACGCTGCTATTATCATGGACTTGCTGGGTGCTATCCGCCCCAAAGCATGTTTATTCCTTGGAAAATGTGGTGGTATCGACAAGAAAAACCAGCTTGGTGACTTGATTCTTCCTATTGCGGCTATCCGTGGGGAGGGAACTTCCAATGATTATTTTCCTCCCGAAGTTCCTGCGTTGCCCGCATTTATGTTGCAGCGTGCCGTTTCTTCATCCATTCGTGACAAAGGCCGCGACTATTGGACCGGTACTGTATATACCACTAACCGTCGTATTTGGGAACATGATGATGCGTTCAAAGAATATCTGACAAAGACACGGGCTATGGCAGTCGATATGGAAACTGCAACTCTGTTTAGTTGTGGCTTTGCCAATCATATTCCTACCGGTGCATTATTATTGGTATCCGATCAGCCAATGACTCCCGATGGAGTGAAAACGGATAAAAGCGATAATCTGGTTACCAAGAATTACGTAGAAGAGCATGTTGAAATTGGCATTGCTTCTCTGCGTATGATTATTGATGAAAAGAAAACTGTTAAACACTTGAAATTCGACTGGTAA
- a CDS encoding type I restriction enzyme HsdR N-terminal domain-containing protein codes for MLSLNLPAFDTKINVRNGKNVIFDVIRKRYVALTPEEWVRQHFVHFLIAHKGYPTTLLANEVMVKLNGTTKRCDTVLYRRDLSARMIVEYKAPHIEITQAVFDQITRYNMVLKVDYLIVSNGMQHYCCRMDYEHQSYTFLQDIPDYHSL; via the coding sequence ATGTTATCGTTAAACCTACCAGCATTCGACACTAAAATAAATGTACGAAACGGAAAAAATGTAATTTTCGACGTTATTCGTAAACGATATGTCGCCCTTACCCCTGAAGAATGGGTACGGCAACACTTTGTTCACTTTCTTATTGCACACAAAGGATATCCGACTACCCTTCTTGCCAATGAAGTAATGGTGAAGTTGAACGGTACTACCAAACGATGCGATACAGTACTTTACCGGAGGGATTTATCAGCCCGGATGATTGTAGAATATAAAGCACCACACATTGAAATAACGCAAGCTGTTTTCGATCAGATCACCCGATATAATATGGTACTGAAAGTAGATTACCTGATTGTCAGCAACGGAATGCAACATTATTGCTGCCGTATGGATTATGAACATCAGAGTTATACGTTCCTACAGGATATTCCTGATTACCATTCTTTATAA
- a CDS encoding zinc ribbon domain-containing protein yields MAREAKKDPNELTVEQKLKTLFQLQTMLSKIDEIKTLRGELPLEVQDLEDEIAGLSTRIDKIKAEVDELKSAIAGKRVEIEAARASVEKYKSQQDNVRNNREYDFLTKEIEFQTLEIELCEKRIKEYSADKEGKEAEVTKNDQILNERVKDLEQKKSELDEIISETKQEEEKLRDKAKDLETKIEPRLLQSFKRIRKNSRNGLGIVYVQRDACGGCFNKIPPQRQLDIRSRKKVIVCEYCGRIMIDPELAGVQIEHKVEEAPAATTKRAIRRKTAE; encoded by the coding sequence ATGGCTAGAGAAGCAAAAAAAGATCCGAATGAGTTGACGGTAGAACAGAAACTGAAAACACTGTTCCAACTGCAAACAATGTTGTCTAAGATTGATGAAATCAAGACATTGAGAGGTGAACTTCCGTTGGAAGTGCAAGACCTTGAAGATGAAATTGCTGGTTTGAGTACCCGTATCGACAAGATCAAAGCTGAAGTGGATGAACTGAAATCTGCTATTGCCGGCAAGAGAGTAGAAATTGAAGCAGCAAGGGCTTCAGTAGAAAAATATAAGTCACAACAAGATAATGTTCGCAACAACCGTGAATATGACTTCTTGACGAAAGAAATTGAATTCCAAACATTGGAAATCGAACTTTGTGAAAAGAGAATCAAAGAATACTCTGCTGATAAAGAAGGAAAAGAAGCTGAAGTGACAAAGAACGATCAGATTCTTAACGAAAGAGTGAAAGATCTGGAGCAGAAAAAGAGTGAACTGGATGAAATTATCTCTGAAACCAAACAGGAAGAAGAGAAATTGAGAGACAAAGCTAAAGACTTGGAAACTAAGATTGAACCACGTCTGTTGCAGTCTTTCAAACGTATCCGTAAGAACTCTCGTAACGGATTGGGCATTGTGTATGTGCAACGTGACGCATGTGGTGGTTGCTTTAATAAGATTCCGCCCCAGAGACAGCTGGATATCCGTTCTCGTAAGAAAGTAATCGTTTGCGAATATTGCGGACGTATTATGATTGACCCGGAATTAGCTGGTGTACAAATCGAACACAAGGTGGAAGAAGCTCCGGCAGCTACTACTAAAAGAGCTATTAGAAGAAAAACTGCCGAATAA
- a CDS encoding Nif3-like dinuclear metal center hexameric protein — translation MKIKEIVSALERFAPLPLQDGFDNAGLQIGLTEAEATGALLCLDVTEAVLDEAIALGYNLIISHHPLIFKGYKSITGKDYVERCILKAIKNDIVIYSAHTNLDNAQGGVNYKIAEKIGLKNLKVLEPKESNLVKLVTFVPYAQADVVRQALFAAGCGNIGNYDSCSYNLRGEGTFRAKEGTHPFCGTIGELHHEEEVRIETILPAFKKAETIKALLAAHPYEEPAFDIYPLLNDWSQAGSGIVGELDESETEIEFLKRIKKTFEVGGLRHNKLMGREIQKVALCGGAGAFLLPQAIRSGADVFITGEIKYHDYFGHEEDILMAEIGHYESEQYTKEIFYSIIRDLFPNFALQLSKINTNPIKYL, via the coding sequence ATGAAAATTAAGGAAATAGTAAGCGCCCTTGAACGATTCGCGCCTCTGCCATTGCAAGACGGATTTGATAATGCCGGCCTGCAAATCGGATTGACAGAAGCGGAAGCAACAGGGGCTTTGTTGTGTCTTGACGTTACTGAAGCAGTGCTGGATGAAGCAATCGCGTTGGGTTACAATCTCATTATATCTCATCATCCGCTAATTTTTAAAGGATATAAATCCATTACAGGCAAGGATTATGTGGAACGCTGTATATTGAAAGCAATAAAGAATGATATTGTAATCTATTCAGCGCATACTAATCTGGATAATGCACAAGGTGGAGTCAATTATAAAATAGCCGAAAAAATCGGATTGAAAAATTTGAAAGTGCTTGAGCCGAAAGAGAGCAACTTGGTTAAGTTGGTGACTTTTGTCCCTTACGCACAAGCTGATGTGGTACGCCAAGCATTGTTTGCCGCCGGATGCGGAAATATAGGCAACTATGATTCATGCAGTTACAATCTGAGAGGAGAGGGAACTTTCCGTGCAAAAGAGGGAACGCATCCTTTTTGTGGAACAATCGGAGAGCTGCACCACGAAGAGGAGGTGAGGATTGAAACGATTCTTCCTGCCTTTAAGAAGGCGGAAACCATCAAGGCATTATTGGCTGCTCATCCTTATGAGGAACCGGCATTCGACATTTATCCGTTATTGAACGACTGGTCGCAGGCGGGGTCGGGAATTGTCGGTGAATTGGATGAATCGGAAACAGAAATTGAATTTTTGAAGCGTATCAAGAAGACATTCGAAGTAGGGGGGCTGCGTCACAACAAGCTGATGGGAAGAGAGATACAGAAAGTAGCATTGTGTGGCGGTGCAGGTGCATTTTTGCTTCCACAGGCAATCCGGTCGGGAGCGGATGTTTTTATTACTGGCGAGATTAAATATCATGATTATTTCGGTCATGAAGAAGATATTCTGATGGCAGAGATAGGTCATTACGAAAGCGAACAATATACAAAAGAAATTTTTTATTCCATAATCCGGGATTTATTTCCTAATTTTGCACTCCAATTGAGTAAAATAAATACGAATCCCATAAAATATTTATAA
- a CDS encoding DUF4891 domain-containing protein, translating to MKTILSYFLLVILTVSCQLKPNGNSEKSVTKDMSNGDTEECIADTVKATAIFWIDKAETKHCKEWGFRTIKAKVFIYENGKVALKAFVKKQSPDAEKYIRHHLSKFQVSEKMFKNGYVQPGEQFVQLRCLYEKLKGK from the coding sequence ATGAAAACAATTCTATCCTATTTTCTATTAGTTATTTTGACTGTTTCCTGTCAATTGAAGCCAAATGGGAACTCTGAAAAGTCTGTTACCAAAGATATGAGTAATGGTGATACAGAAGAATGTATTGCAGATACAGTAAAAGCTACCGCTATCTTCTGGATAGATAAGGCAGAGACAAAACACTGCAAAGAATGGGGTTTCCGTACAATTAAAGCTAAAGTTTTCATTTATGAAAACGGAAAGGTTGCCTTAAAAGCTTTCGTCAAAAAGCAATCACCAGACGCAGAGAAGTATATACGCCACCATCTCTCTAAATTTCAAGTCTCAGAAAAAATGTTTAAAAACGGATATGTGCAACCGGGAGAACAGTTTGTTCAACTTCGTTGCTTATATGAAAAACTCAAAGGGAAATAA
- a CDS encoding IS1182 family transposase: MTKIHFRPYNPNQTVLFPQRIDEDIAENDPVRMVNALVDSLNLESFRKLYKECGRSPYHPRMMLKVILYAYMNNVYSCRKIEKLLHRDIHYIWLAGYEKPDFITINRFRNRVKKEINEVFTQTVLLLSSKGFISLNVEYIDGTKIESKANKYTFVWRKTVERNRERLMKKIHVLLEQTDDVIAQENSSESNEEIEFTPAMLTEMAGELRQALEQVPEPSTKEEKTALKKKRKQLKELEEHRDTLQEYDNHLDTLQDRNSYSKTDKDATFMRMKEDAMRNGQTKPGYNLQIGTENQFITDFALFPNPTDTLTMIPFLQSFSGRYDRLAHTVVADSGYGSEENYRFMSENGMEAYVKYNYFHMEQRSRFKPDPFKAENFYYNEEHDFCICPMGQKMQRIGTGHVKTASGYVSENARYRAVRCEGCPLRCRCFKAKGNRTIELNHRLRKYRQKAKELLCSKEGLKHRGQRCIEPEAVFGQMKNNMNYKRFRHFGKDKVFMDFAFFAVAFNIKKMCAKMAKEGMDWLIRRFYEFTVAIFRCCEHINQRNPQNIAA; the protein is encoded by the coding sequence ATGACAAAGATACATTTTCGTCCTTACAATCCCAACCAAACAGTTCTTTTTCCTCAAAGAATTGACGAGGATATTGCAGAGAATGATCCGGTGCGCATGGTTAACGCTCTGGTTGATAGCCTGAATCTTGAAAGTTTCAGGAAGTTGTATAAGGAATGCGGCCGCAGCCCTTACCATCCCAGGATGATGCTCAAGGTCATTCTATATGCCTATATGAACAACGTCTATTCCTGCCGGAAAATTGAAAAGCTCCTTCACCGTGACATCCATTATATCTGGCTTGCCGGATATGAGAAACCGGATTTCATTACCATCAACCGTTTCCGCAACCGGGTGAAGAAGGAAATCAACGAAGTATTTACCCAAACCGTACTCCTTCTCTCTTCCAAAGGCTTCATCAGCCTGAATGTGGAATATATTGACGGGACCAAGATTGAGTCCAAAGCCAACAAGTATACTTTCGTCTGGCGAAAAACGGTTGAGCGGAACCGTGAACGCCTGATGAAGAAGATACATGTCCTGTTGGAACAGACAGACGATGTCATCGCCCAGGAGAACTCATCGGAAAGCAATGAGGAAATAGAATTCACTCCGGCCATGCTGACTGAAATGGCGGGAGAATTGCGTCAAGCCCTTGAACAGGTTCCTGAACCCTCCACGAAAGAGGAAAAGACTGCGTTGAAAAAGAAACGCAAACAGCTGAAGGAACTGGAGGAGCACAGGGACACGCTGCAGGAATACGACAACCATCTGGACACGCTGCAGGACAGGAACTCCTATTCCAAAACGGACAAGGACGCTACTTTCATGAGAATGAAGGAGGATGCCATGCGTAACGGCCAGACAAAGCCCGGTTACAACCTCCAGATCGGCACCGAGAACCAGTTCATTACCGATTTTGCACTCTTCCCGAACCCTACGGATACACTGACCATGATACCTTTCCTGCAATCCTTCTCAGGCAGATATGACAGGTTGGCCCATACGGTGGTGGCCGATTCCGGCTACGGTTCTGAGGAGAATTACCGCTTCATGTCAGAAAACGGTATGGAAGCCTACGTCAAGTACAACTACTTCCACATGGAACAGCGGTCGAGGTTCAAACCGGACCCGTTCAAGGCGGAAAACTTCTACTACAATGAAGAACATGACTTTTGCATTTGCCCCATGGGACAGAAGATGCAAAGAATAGGGACCGGACATGTGAAAACCGCATCCGGATATGTCAGCGAGAATGCCAGATACAGAGCCGTCAGATGTGAAGGCTGTCCGCTAAGATGCCGATGTTTTAAAGCAAAAGGAAACAGGACGATAGAACTGAATCACAGGCTCAGAAAATACAGGCAGAAAGCTAAAGAGTTGCTATGTTCCAAGGAAGGACTGAAACACAGAGGACAGAGATGCATAGAACCGGAAGCCGTGTTCGGACAAATGAAAAACAATATGAATTACAAACGTTTCCGCCATTTTGGAAAGGATAAGGTCTTCATGGACTTTGCCTTCTTTGCCGTTGCCTTCAATATAAAAAAGATGTGTGCAAAAATGGCTAAAGAAGGTATGGATTGGCTGATTAGACGGTTTTATGAGTTTACAGTAGCTATATTTAGATGTTGCGAACACATAAATCAAAGAAATCCTCAAAATATCGCAGCTTAA
- a CDS encoding ABC transporter permease has product MGTIDISYYNLAIGLLLLAIPFFYLWKFKTGLLKPAVIGTIRMIIQLFFIGMYLKYLFLWNNPWINFLWVIIMIFVAGQTALVRTQLKRSILLIPVSVGFLCSVVLVGLYFIGIVLQLDNIFSAQYFIPIFGILMGNMLSSNVIALNTYYSGLKREQQLYRYLLGNGATRQEAQAPFIRQAIIKSFSPLIANIAVMGLVAFPGTMIGQILGGSTPNVAIKYQMMIMVITFAASMLSLMITISLASRKSFDAYGKLLEVSKETKK; this is encoded by the coding sequence GTGGGAACGATTGACATATCATATTATAACTTAGCCATAGGCTTGCTTCTGCTTGCCATTCCGTTCTTTTATTTATGGAAATTCAAGACAGGATTACTGAAACCTGCCGTGATCGGTACAATACGGATGATTATCCAACTGTTCTTCATCGGCATGTACTTGAAATATCTTTTTTTATGGAATAATCCCTGGATTAATTTCCTTTGGGTGATTATTATGATATTCGTAGCCGGACAAACCGCATTGGTACGTACCCAGTTGAAACGCAGTATTTTGCTGATTCCGGTTTCAGTTGGGTTTCTGTGCAGTGTCGTGTTGGTAGGGTTGTATTTCATAGGTATCGTTCTTCAATTGGATAATATTTTCAGTGCTCAATACTTTATTCCGATATTCGGTATTTTGATGGGGAATATGCTTTCGAGCAATGTTATCGCCTTGAATACTTATTATAGCGGATTGAAACGTGAACAACAATTATATAGATATTTATTGGGCAACGGGGCTACCAGACAGGAAGCGCAGGCTCCGTTTATCCGGCAGGCGATTATTAAATCATTCAGCCCGTTGATTGCGAATATTGCGGTAATGGGATTGGTAGCTTTCCCGGGGACAATGATTGGACAGATTCTAGGCGGAAGTACTCCGAACGTTGCCATTAAATATCAGATGATGATAATGGTAATCACATTCGCTGCATCTATGCTGTCGTTGATGATAACCATTTCATTGGCTTCGCGAAAGTCATTTGATGCATATGGGAAGCTTCTGGAAGTATCGAAAGAAACTAAGAAATGA
- a CDS encoding ATP-binding cassette domain-containing protein: MLHINNACITFGTEVLFSGFNLKLERGETTCIVGQSGCGKTSLLNAVMGFVPLKEGTIRVGEIFLDRSTIDSVRRQIAWIPQELALPFEWVKEMVALPFELKVNRSVPFSEERLFACFDELGLDHELYTKRVNEVSGGQRQRIMLAVAAMLDKPLIIIDEPTSALDSGTTDKVLSFFRRQAEKGAAVLAVSHDKDFASGCHYVIEL; encoded by the coding sequence ATGTTACATATCAATAACGCCTGCATAACCTTTGGGACAGAAGTGCTTTTCTCCGGTTTTAACCTGAAACTGGAACGGGGAGAAACAACCTGTATCGTAGGACAATCTGGTTGCGGAAAAACATCGTTGCTGAATGCAGTGATGGGATTCGTCCCATTGAAAGAAGGGACTATTCGAGTGGGGGAAATATTTCTTGATAGATCCACTATTGATAGTGTCCGGCGTCAGATTGCATGGATTCCGCAAGAGTTAGCGTTACCATTTGAATGGGTGAAAGAAATGGTCGCCCTGCCGTTCGAGTTGAAAGTGAACCGCTCGGTTCCTTTTTCGGAAGAAAGGCTTTTCGCTTGCTTTGACGAATTAGGATTGGATCACGAATTATATACAAAGAGAGTGAATGAAGTTTCGGGCGGACAACGGCAACGTATTATGCTTGCAGTGGCTGCGATGCTTGATAAACCTCTCATTATCATAGATGAACCGACTTCTGCCTTGGATTCCGGAACAACCGATAAAGTGCTTTCTTTTTTCCGGCGACAGGCGGAAAAAGGAGCGGCTGTACTTGCTGTGTCTCACGACAAGGACTTTGCATCGGGGTGTCATTATGTAATAGAACTATAA
- a CDS encoding helix-turn-helix transcriptional regulator, whose translation MGKKLEGIQRMLVIINKLKERQRYVPREELEEYVRLRMEERDATPVDIRTIQRDFKNIEDLFGICIRFDKKWSGYYINEEDSLINEQYERLLLNFDLLNALDKTSNLHTYVLAEHHRPSDTECLPALIKAIKFSHPVAFDYIYVREEGRMRKKKVLPHYLKEDQQRWYLLAYDNNMLKTFNVDCIRNLRIYYEETFKRDMDIDANDLFKDSYGIWNQPDIPIEDIELSYSALDGRFLKSVPLHHSQKIIADNETEFRITLRLRITNDFVMALLARSSSLTVIKPLHLRERIRKVYEEALQRNT comes from the coding sequence ATGGGAAAGAAATTGGAAGGCATACAACGAATGCTGGTTATTATCAACAAATTGAAAGAAAGGCAACGTTATGTTCCGCGTGAAGAGCTGGAGGAATATGTGCGGCTTCGCATGGAAGAGCGTGACGCGACGCCTGTTGATATTCGGACCATACAACGTGATTTTAAAAATATAGAAGATTTGTTCGGCATTTGCATCCGCTTTGACAAAAAATGGAGCGGCTATTATATCAATGAAGAGGACAGTCTGATTAACGAGCAATACGAACGCCTGTTGCTGAACTTCGATTTACTGAATGCTTTGGATAAGACATCCAATCTGCATACTTATGTCCTTGCCGAACATCACCGTCCGTCTGACACCGAATGCCTTCCGGCATTGATAAAGGCCATCAAATTCTCTCATCCGGTAGCATTCGATTATATATATGTACGCGAAGAAGGCAGAATGCGCAAAAAGAAAGTTCTTCCCCATTATCTGAAAGAAGACCAGCAACGCTGGTATCTCCTCGCCTACGATAATAACATGCTGAAAACATTCAACGTAGACTGTATCCGTAACCTCCGGATTTATTATGAAGAAACCTTCAAGAGAGATATGGATATTGATGCAAACGACTTATTTAAGGACAGTTATGGTATCTGGAACCAGCCGGATATTCCCATAGAAGATATTGAATTGAGTTACAGTGCACTAGATGGCAGATTCTTAAAATCTGTTCCTCTACACCATTCGCAGAAAATCATTGCAGACAACGAAACAGAATTCCGGATTACATTGCGCCTCCGTATTACCAATGATTTTGTCATGGCATTACTCGCACGTAGTAGCTCGCTTACGGTAATCAAGCCGCTACATCTTCGGGAACGTATCCGAAAAGTATATGAGGAAGCATTGCAGAGGAATACATAA
- a CDS encoding SPFH domain-containing protein — protein sequence MAIIDIVKYEQQEGVIVHKFPSCDLRWGTQLVVYPGQIAFFVKGGKVCDKFTDGTYTLKTKNIPLLNKIINIPFGNDSPFQADVWFVNTLQRLSLKWGTETPIQLEDPKYEIIVPVRAYGQYGFCISNAELFLSSFVGNMPHFDEQQLQSYFRGLLLMKLTDIIAKKIISDKIPVLEILTHLQEISTYCENELKPYFADYGVEIILFNIISINIPENDVSLAEIKKAKNLSARLKITGKENYSLERSFDVMDKVAENESGTGAAFINAGLGLGTSLNIGKHISEQLLSNSEITPPPIPSAISYYLVVNGKQEGPYTEQEIRNALTKDSYVLKLLAWKRGMPDWQPLSTFQEFVDTDTKNCPPPFHNNKNNIL from the coding sequence ATGGCTATAATTGACATTGTTAAATACGAACAACAAGAAGGGGTAATAGTGCACAAATTTCCTTCATGCGATTTACGTTGGGGAACACAATTAGTAGTCTATCCTGGACAAATTGCTTTCTTTGTAAAAGGAGGCAAAGTTTGTGATAAATTCACTGACGGTACATATACATTGAAAACCAAGAATATTCCTTTACTAAACAAGATAATTAATATCCCATTTGGCAATGATTCTCCTTTTCAAGCAGATGTTTGGTTTGTTAACACACTACAACGTCTTAGTTTGAAATGGGGCACTGAAACACCGATTCAACTTGAAGATCCCAAATATGAAATCATTGTTCCCGTAAGAGCCTACGGACAATATGGCTTTTGTATCAGTAATGCAGAGCTGTTTTTGTCTAGTTTTGTTGGTAATATGCCTCATTTTGATGAACAACAGTTGCAATCTTATTTCAGAGGATTGTTATTAATGAAACTAACAGATATTATTGCTAAAAAAATTATCTCCGACAAAATTCCGGTTCTAGAAATCTTAACACATTTACAAGAAATTTCCACTTATTGCGAAAATGAACTTAAACCTTATTTCGCAGACTATGGAGTTGAAATCATATTATTCAATATTATTTCAATCAATATTCCAGAAAACGATGTAAGTTTAGCTGAAATAAAAAAAGCCAAAAATCTTTCTGCAAGATTAAAGATTACAGGTAAAGAAAATTATTCATTGGAACGTTCTTTTGATGTAATGGATAAAGTTGCCGAAAATGAGAGTGGAACTGGGGCAGCATTTATAAATGCCGGTTTAGGGCTTGGTACCTCTTTGAATATAGGAAAACATATAAGTGAACAATTACTGTCAAACAGCGAAATTACTCCTCCACCAATTCCGTCCGCCATATCCTATTATCTTGTTGTAAATGGAAAGCAAGAAGGACCATATACAGAACAAGAAATTCGTAATGCATTGACTAAGGACTCCTATGTACTTAAGTTGTTAGCATGGAAAAGGGGAATGCCAGATTGGCAACCACTTAGTACATTCCAAGAGTTTGTTGATACTGATACAAAGAATTGTCCTCCCCCATTCCACAATAATAAAAATAATATATTATGA